One Nitrospina watsonii DNA segment encodes these proteins:
- the gatC gene encoding Asp-tRNA(Asn)/Glu-tRNA(Gln) amidotransferase subunit GatC, producing MSHDDVDIEKIALLARLKLTPAETDKLGRQFQQIVDYIDQLNELDTGNVEPTSHVLPLNNVLRNDETVTRFPEADYLSLAPRQDKGHYAVPQIIQ from the coding sequence ATGTCCCACGACGATGTTGACATTGAAAAGATCGCCCTGCTGGCGCGCCTCAAACTGACCCCGGCGGAAACGGATAAGCTCGGCCGGCAGTTCCAGCAAATCGTCGATTACATCGACCAACTCAACGAACTCGATACCGGCAACGTGGAACCGACGTCCCACGTCCTGCCCCTCAACAACGTTCTGCGTAATGACGAAACGGTGACGCGCTTTCCGGAAGCCGATTACCTGTCGCTGGCCCCCCGGCAGGACAAGGGCCACTACGCCGTGCCGCAGATCATCCAATAG
- a CDS encoding DNA internalization-related competence protein ComEC/Rec2 yields MVALLPYFLFYLTGLFAAYPASHDFLFAGALPGVALAAAVWLTRQHRATRWWQYFLFALLITWGATASMRDTALRPADHILNHIEDGRRADLTGIVTQPPRYYPDRVRYAIDVESLHYDGEEPVAVSGRARITLYEAESNVRTGDRVRFDRVRLKRPRNFKNPGRFDYEHYMRTEGLDVTGGISKADRMQIITHVRTSALTALRERMLHAVRDLFDRHLDGDRAALLRGMVLGEKEFLSEDLQEAFRATGVAHLMAVSGLHIGFVAAATYFLIHPLLWRLFLKFRPRWVYLGWTQKAAVACCFLPVLLYMMLVGSKVSALRAGSMVILFLIAVLADRERSVLNALLVAAFGILLWSPGAFLTPGFQLSFGAVFTILYLHRMLLQPEGDAIDRLGEKPWYRRLPGLREDDDGIPARALRFLYGTAFVSLAAILGTFPTLVYQFNRVSLAGFFLNLLLVPLASILIPAALLIALVSALSPTLAGLLMTGVDAVLGVFVTLPVWVASFPYASFYVPTPPEFWLLLYAALVLGLPAYIHGFYLMARKTEETPPQKILTPKRSQAAGLAVCAVGVFVWWMWPQFPKFQSDTLRVTVLDVGQGESVFIEFPNRETLLIDGGGFYKDALDVGKAVVGRFLWNRGERRLDYLIATHSDHDHISGLLSLSELMDVGHFLDRAPPIADARIDRLRRNLVERGTRRLVLAPGERRAFGEVRLTVLHPAPPFLRTVGLTPQRIDNDLSWVLRLDYREFSLLLTGDITAQAEAHLLASGAPLRADVLKVPHHGSRYSSSPAFLKAVGAKDALVSAGYVNPFRHPHDEVLKRYETQGTRVWRTDLHGALCLSTEGRGWRIETHEEL; encoded by the coding sequence ATGGTGGCGTTGCTCCCCTACTTCCTGTTTTATTTGACGGGCCTGTTTGCGGCCTACCCCGCTTCTCATGATTTTCTGTTTGCGGGGGCTTTGCCTGGGGTGGCACTGGCGGCCGCGGTGTGGCTCACCCGGCAACACCGTGCCACCCGCTGGTGGCAATACTTCCTGTTCGCATTGCTCATAACGTGGGGCGCGACGGCATCGATGCGCGACACGGCCCTGCGTCCCGCCGACCACATCCTGAACCACATCGAAGACGGACGCCGCGCCGATCTCACCGGCATCGTCACCCAACCGCCGCGGTATTATCCCGACCGCGTGCGTTATGCGATCGACGTCGAATCCCTGCACTACGACGGCGAGGAACCCGTCGCCGTCAGCGGACGCGCCCGCATCACCCTGTACGAAGCGGAGTCGAACGTGCGCACCGGCGACCGTGTGCGTTTCGACAGGGTGCGTCTGAAACGGCCGCGCAATTTCAAAAATCCGGGTCGCTTCGATTACGAACACTACATGCGGACCGAAGGCCTGGACGTCACCGGCGGCATCTCCAAAGCCGACCGCATGCAGATCATCACCCACGTGCGGACTTCGGCGTTGACCGCCTTGCGTGAACGCATGCTGCACGCAGTGCGTGATTTGTTCGACCGCCATCTCGACGGAGACAGGGCGGCGCTGTTGCGCGGCATGGTGCTGGGCGAAAAAGAATTTTTGAGCGAGGATTTGCAGGAAGCCTTCCGCGCCACCGGCGTGGCGCACCTGATGGCGGTATCGGGCCTGCACATCGGCTTCGTCGCCGCGGCGACGTATTTTTTAATCCACCCCCTGCTGTGGCGATTGTTTCTCAAGTTCCGGCCGCGCTGGGTGTACCTGGGGTGGACGCAGAAAGCCGCGGTGGCGTGTTGCTTTCTGCCGGTGCTGCTTTACATGATGCTGGTCGGCAGCAAGGTGTCGGCCTTGCGCGCGGGCAGCATGGTGATCCTGTTTTTGATCGCGGTGCTGGCCGACCGCGAACGCAGCGTGTTGAACGCGCTCTTGGTGGCGGCGTTCGGCATCCTCTTGTGGAGTCCGGGGGCGTTCCTCACGCCCGGTTTTCAACTCTCCTTCGGCGCGGTGTTCACCATCCTTTACCTGCACCGCATGCTGTTGCAACCGGAGGGCGACGCCATCGACCGGCTGGGCGAAAAGCCGTGGTACCGCCGCCTGCCGGGCCTGCGGGAAGACGACGACGGCATCCCCGCCCGCGCCCTGCGCTTTCTCTACGGCACCGCGTTCGTGTCGCTGGCCGCCATCCTCGGCACCTTCCCAACCCTGGTGTATCAGTTCAACCGCGTCAGCCTCGCTGGGTTTTTCCTCAACCTGCTGCTGGTGCCTTTGGCCTCGATCCTCATCCCCGCAGCACTCCTGATCGCTTTGGTGAGCGCGCTGTCGCCGACCCTGGCCGGTCTATTGATGACGGGTGTCGATGCGGTGCTGGGCGTGTTTGTGACGCTGCCGGTGTGGGTGGCGTCCTTTCCGTACGCGTCGTTCTACGTTCCCACGCCGCCGGAGTTCTGGCTGCTGTTGTATGCCGCGCTGGTGCTGGGGCTCCCCGCATACATTCACGGTTTTTATTTGATGGCAAGAAAAACAGAGGAGACGCCGCCCCAAAAAATTCTGACACCCAAACGCAGTCAGGCGGCGGGACTCGCGGTTTGCGCGGTGGGCGTATTCGTTTGGTGGATGTGGCCGCAGTTTCCAAAGTTCCAGAGCGACACCCTTCGCGTGACTGTGCTCGATGTGGGGCAGGGCGAAAGCGTGTTCATCGAGTTCCCCAACCGCGAAACCCTGCTCATCGACGGCGGCGGCTTTTACAAGGACGCGCTCGATGTCGGCAAGGCGGTGGTCGGACGCTTCCTGTGGAACCGGGGCGAACGGCGGCTGGATTACCTCATCGCCACGCATTCGGACCACGACCACATCAGCGGCCTGTTGTCGTTGTCAGAACTGATGGACGTCGGCCACTTCCTCGACCGCGCCCCGCCCATCGCCGACGCCCGGATCGATCGTCTGCGCCGCAATCTGGTCGAACGCGGCACCCGCCGCCTCGTACTCGCCCCCGGCGAGCGCCGGGCGTTTGGCGAGGTGCGGCTGACCGTCCTGCACCCGGCCCCACCCTTTCTACGCACCGTCGGCCTCACCCCCCAACGCATCGACAACGACCTGTCGTGGGTGTTGCGCCTCGATTACCGTGAGTTCAGCCTGCTGTTGACGGGCGACATCACCGCCCAGGCCGAGGCGCATTTGCTGGCAAGCGGCGCGCCGCTGCGGGCCGATGTGCTGAAAGTCCCGCACCACGGCAGCCGTTATTCCAGTTCTCCGGCCTTCCTGAAAGCCGTGGGGGCGAAAGACGCCCTGGTGTCGGCGGGCTACGTCAATCCCTTCCGCCATCCGCACGATGAAGTCCTGAAACGGTATGAAACGCAGGGCACGCGGGTGTGGCGCACCGACCTCCATGGCGCCCTGTGCCTGTCCACCGAGGGCCGAGGCTGGCGCATCGAGACCCACGAGGAGCTTTAA
- a CDS encoding 5-formyltetrahydrofolate cyclo-ligase, with the protein MHSKAAIRKQVLDRRQTLDPETLKEKSGCIARKVLTLQAFHRAATVLVYLSIPGEVDTDALVTAALDAGKTVCVPVIDAATGELNVSHLPGWDIGFKRGPFGIREPEDRFLKWLPVEQVDLVLMPGLAYDEQGGRIGYGKGYFDRLLDRLSGSARRVGLAFDFQIYDTLPQDPSDRRVHQIITETKIIDC; encoded by the coding sequence TTGCATTCGAAAGCAGCGATCCGGAAACAGGTTCTGGACCGGCGTCAAACGCTCGACCCGGAAACCCTGAAAGAAAAAAGCGGCTGCATTGCCCGAAAGGTATTGACGCTGCAAGCGTTTCACCGGGCGGCCACGGTGCTCGTCTATCTCTCCATCCCCGGCGAGGTGGATACCGATGCGTTGGTGACGGCGGCGCTGGATGCGGGCAAGACCGTGTGCGTGCCGGTCATCGATGCCGCGACGGGCGAGCTCAATGTCTCGCATTTGCCGGGGTGGGACATCGGATTCAAGCGGGGGCCTTTCGGCATCCGCGAACCGGAGGACCGGTTTTTGAAGTGGCTGCCGGTGGAGCAGGTCGATCTCGTGCTCATGCCGGGATTGGCTTACGATGAACAGGGAGGACGGATTGGGTATGGCAAGGGGTACTTCGACCGGCTTCTGGATCGGTTGAGCGGCTCCGCCAGACGGGTGGGGCTGGCTTTCGATTTTCAGATTTACGACACCCTGCCGCAGGACCCGTCGGACCGGCGCGTCCATCAAATCATTACCGAGACAAAAATCATTGATTGCTGA
- the gatA gene encoding Asp-tRNA(Asn)/Glu-tRNA(Gln) amidotransferase subunit GatA has protein sequence MQRPGLAEARKHLKAKAYSSLELLEEYYRRIDTVEPAVQAYAHLTRELAEAQAEAADQRIAQGGDLPLLGVPIALKDLICVEGTRTTCSSRILDNFVSPYDATVVTRLKAAGAVLIGKTNMDEFAMGSSNETAYHHITRNPWDTERVPGGSSGGSAAAVAANECVAALGSDTGGSIRQPASFCGITGLKPTYGRVSRFGLVAFASSFDQIGPMTKSVEDAAILMNVIGGHDAMDSTSANVERPDFTATLDRDLKGLKLGVPKEYFTGGIDPEVLHAVEAGIRHLESLGMERVEISLPHTQYAVATYYILACAEASTNLSRYDGVKYGYRSEAGTLLDMYTQTREEGFGEEVKRRILLGTFVLSSGYYDAYYLKGQKARTLIQQDFEAAYRTCDVMAAPVSPALPFKLGEKLDDPLQMYLSDLYTLSANLAGIPALSIPCGLSQGGLPIGLQLMGPHFDEAMLLNVGHRFQLTTEHHLHTPSL, from the coding sequence ATGCAGCGTCCCGGCCTGGCCGAAGCCCGCAAACATCTCAAAGCCAAAGCCTATTCCTCCCTCGAATTGCTGGAGGAGTATTACCGGCGCATCGACACGGTGGAGCCTGCGGTGCAGGCCTACGCGCATTTGACGCGCGAGTTGGCGGAAGCGCAGGCCGAGGCGGCGGATCAGCGCATCGCCCAAGGCGGCGACCTGCCCCTGCTCGGCGTGCCCATCGCGCTCAAGGATCTGATCTGCGTCGAAGGCACGCGCACCACCTGCTCGTCGCGCATCCTCGACAACTTCGTGTCGCCGTACGACGCGACGGTGGTGACGCGGTTGAAAGCGGCGGGCGCGGTGTTGATCGGCAAGACCAACATGGATGAGTTCGCCATGGGCTCGTCCAACGAAACGGCGTATCACCACATCACGCGCAATCCGTGGGATACCGAACGCGTGCCCGGCGGCTCCAGCGGCGGCTCGGCGGCGGCCGTGGCGGCCAACGAATGCGTCGCCGCTCTGGGCAGCGACACCGGCGGCTCCATCCGTCAACCCGCCAGCTTTTGCGGCATCACCGGTCTCAAACCCACATACGGACGCGTGTCGCGCTTCGGCCTCGTCGCCTTCGCCTCATCCTTCGATCAGATCGGTCCCATGACCAAATCGGTGGAAGACGCGGCCATCCTGATGAACGTCATCGGCGGCCACGATGCCATGGACTCGACGTCCGCCAACGTGGAGCGGCCGGATTTCACCGCCACGCTCGACCGCGACCTGAAGGGATTGAAACTGGGCGTGCCCAAAGAATATTTTACCGGCGGCATCGACCCCGAAGTGTTGCACGCGGTGGAAGCGGGCATCCGGCACCTGGAATCGCTCGGCATGGAGCGCGTGGAAATCAGCCTGCCGCACACGCAGTACGCCGTCGCCACCTACTACATCCTCGCCTGCGCCGAGGCCAGCACCAACCTGTCGCGCTACGACGGCGTCAAGTACGGCTACCGATCCGAGGCCGGCACGCTGCTCGACATGTACACGCAGACACGCGAGGAAGGTTTCGGCGAAGAAGTGAAGCGCCGCATCCTGCTCGGCACCTTTGTGCTCAGTTCCGGTTACTACGACGCCTATTATTTGAAGGGACAAAAAGCGCGCACGCTGATCCAGCAGGATTTCGAGGCCGCTTATAGGACTTGCGATGTTATGGCCGCCCCGGTGTCGCCGGCGTTGCCGTTCAAACTGGGCGAAAAGCTGGACGATCCCCTCCAGATGTACCTGTCCGATCTCTACACCCTGTCCGCCAACCTGGCGGGCATTCCGGCCCTATCGATTCCCTGCGGCCTGTCCCAGGGAGGCTTGCCCATCGGTCTGCAATTGATGGGCCCACATTTCGACGAAGCGATGTTATTGAACGTGGGACACCGCTTTCAGTTGACCACCGAACACCACCTGCACACGCCCTCCCTTTAA
- the rnr gene encoding ribonuclease R — protein MELSEAIVLKLLHEKTSRPMKFSELMKTLGIPETQRREFRHLIKDLANEGSVVKLRGGRYGLPDEMSLVSGQLHGHPDGYGFLIREGDEPDIYISRQKMGGAMHQDKIVVRIESQYRGFSRPEGRVIRILERRTQKMVGLFEALNRDGWVVPSDAKYFQDVFIPGKDTLDAKSNEMVRVEIVDYPTRHHPPVGRVVEVLGPADDPEVELRSIFHKHEARQEFPPKVERQVKKLSLAISDEERARRRDLTDDLIFTIDGERSKDFDDAVTLTREKDTYRLGVHIADVSHYVIEGSPLDEEAFLRGTSIYYAEGVIPMLPFKLSNEVCSLRPNEEHLTLSADIVFNKKGEVIDYEIYDSIIESKIRFTYTQVASLLEDGDLEGRFTEVLPMLKDMEQLSRTLRKKRFQEGSVDFNVPEAEILMTPDGYIQTIRKAPHNIAHEIIEEFMLSANRVVAEDLTKKSLPVIHRIHEEPDADRLQRFGEFAQDFGYRLPSQRQVKSTHLQKLLERARDKPEERALNYVLLRSMKKAVYSEKDPGHYCLGFQHYTHFTSPIRRYPDLFTHRVIKQFHGRKKCSLKERKQLMAKTAEAAEQSTSMEIKAMGVEREISDLRRVQFMADKIGQTYKGFISNVTSFGFFVELADVFVEGLVRVSTLADDYYIFYEHEHALKGQHKHKAYRLGDAVKVRVQRVDLAKKQIDLALVTR, from the coding sequence ATGGAACTCAGCGAAGCCATCGTTCTCAAACTCCTTCACGAAAAAACCAGTCGGCCGATGAAGTTTTCCGAGCTGATGAAAACGCTCGGCATTCCCGAAACCCAACGGCGCGAGTTCCGCCACCTGATCAAGGACCTCGCCAACGAAGGCTCCGTGGTGAAACTGCGCGGCGGACGCTACGGCCTGCCGGACGAGATGAGCCTCGTCTCCGGCCAGTTGCACGGTCACCCGGACGGCTACGGCTTCCTCATCCGCGAAGGCGACGAACCGGACATCTACATCAGCCGCCAGAAAATGGGCGGCGCCATGCATCAGGACAAGATCGTGGTGCGCATCGAGTCGCAGTACCGGGGATTTTCCCGGCCGGAAGGCCGGGTCATCCGCATCCTCGAACGGCGCACGCAAAAAATGGTCGGCCTGTTCGAAGCCCTCAACCGCGACGGCTGGGTGGTGCCTTCCGACGCCAAATACTTTCAGGACGTGTTCATCCCCGGCAAGGACACGCTCGATGCCAAGTCGAATGAAATGGTGCGGGTCGAGATCGTCGATTACCCGACGCGCCACCATCCCCCGGTCGGGCGCGTGGTGGAGGTGCTGGGCCCGGCGGACGATCCGGAAGTGGAATTGCGTTCCATCTTCCACAAACACGAAGCGCGGCAGGAGTTCCCGCCCAAGGTCGAGCGCCAGGTCAAAAAACTCAGCCTCGCCATCAGCGATGAAGAACGCGCCCGCCGCCGCGACCTGACGGACGATTTGATCTTCACCATCGACGGCGAACGCTCCAAGGATTTCGACGACGCCGTCACCCTGACGCGCGAAAAAGATACGTACCGGCTCGGTGTGCACATCGCCGACGTCAGCCATTACGTCATCGAAGGCTCGCCTTTGGATGAGGAAGCGTTCCTGCGCGGCACCAGCATCTACTACGCCGAAGGCGTCATCCCCATGCTGCCGTTCAAACTGTCGAACGAGGTGTGCAGCCTGCGTCCCAACGAGGAACACCTGACCCTGAGCGCGGACATCGTGTTCAATAAAAAGGGCGAGGTGATCGATTACGAAATTTACGACTCCATCATCGAAAGCAAAATCCGCTTCACCTACACGCAGGTGGCCTCGCTCTTGGAAGACGGCGACCTGGAGGGCCGGTTCACCGAGGTCCTGCCCATGCTGAAGGACATGGAACAATTGAGCCGCACCCTGCGCAAGAAACGGTTTCAGGAAGGCAGCGTCGATTTCAACGTGCCGGAAGCGGAAATCCTGATGACACCGGACGGCTACATCCAAACCATCCGCAAGGCGCCGCACAACATCGCCCACGAGATCATTGAGGAGTTCATGCTGTCGGCCAACCGCGTCGTCGCCGAAGACCTGACCAAAAAGAGCCTGCCCGTGATCCACCGCATTCATGAGGAACCGGACGCCGACCGCCTTCAGCGTTTCGGCGAGTTCGCGCAGGATTTCGGATACCGCCTGCCGTCGCAGCGCCAGGTCAAATCGACACACCTGCAAAAGCTGCTGGAGCGCGCCCGCGACAAACCGGAGGAACGCGCTCTCAACTACGTGCTGCTGCGGTCGATGAAAAAAGCCGTGTACTCGGAGAAAGACCCCGGTCATTACTGCCTCGGCTTTCAGCATTACACGCATTTCACCTCGCCCATCCGCCGTTACCCGGACCTGTTCACCCACCGCGTGATCAAACAGTTTCACGGACGCAAAAAATGCTCGCTCAAGGAACGCAAGCAACTGATGGCGAAAACCGCAGAGGCCGCCGAACAATCGACCAGCATGGAGATCAAGGCGATGGGCGTGGAGCGGGAAATCAGCGACCTGCGCCGCGTGCAATTCATGGCCGACAAGATCGGCCAGACCTACAAGGGATTCATCTCCAACGTCACGTCCTTCGGGTTTTTCGTGGAGCTGGCCGATGTGTTCGTCGAAGGACTGGTGCGCGTTTCCACGCTGGCCGACGACTACTACATCTTCTACGAGCACGAACACGCGTTGAAGGGTCAGCACAAACACAAGGCCTACCGGCTGGGCGATGCCGTCAAGGTGCGGGTGCAGCGTGTGGACCTGGCCAAAAAACAGATCGACCTGGCGCTGGTGACCCGTTAG
- a CDS encoding cell division protein ZapA, with protein sequence MAPGIQIQIYGKKYTVKATSSSVSLEELAAYVDARMRELSASSRTVPGDVAVLAALNIAQDLFELKQQFAALEAEQGTRHQELEQRTAALAERLENELRQLRETPGK encoded by the coding sequence ATGGCCCCAGGCATCCAGATCCAGATTTACGGAAAGAAATACACCGTCAAAGCCACCTCTTCCAGCGTGTCGCTTGAGGAACTGGCCGCCTACGTGGACGCCCGCATGCGGGAGCTGTCCGCCTCCAGCCGCACCGTTCCGGGGGATGTGGCGGTGCTGGCGGCGCTCAACATCGCGCAGGATTTATTTGAATTGAAACAACAATTTGCAGCGTTGGAAGCGGAGCAGGGCACACGCCATCAGGAGTTGGAGCAACGCACGGCGGCGCTGGCTGAACGGCTTGAAAACGAGCTTCGGCAGCTTCGAGAAACTCCCGGTAAATGA
- the pheT gene encoding phenylalanine--tRNA ligase subunit beta, with protein MKVQLDWLKEYVDWDMSKEALCHLLTMSGLEVEADEPVDLGGGKTTEVVELNVTPNRGYCLSHIGVAREIAGITGNPFHPPDPDPELEKAFVSSPAQDRLQVDNEEPGLCPRYTALVLDNVKVGPSPQWLQERLLAIGLRPINNVVDITNFVMMEYGQPLHAFDLNLLKNRRIRVRRATQQEPFVALDGTQLRFDPDALVIADDEKPIALAGVMGGANSQVTTDTTTVALESACFDPVSVRQASKKYGLRSDSSFRFERGVDIEAVITAQSRAALLIRELAGGEILKDRFDDYPKPRMRKQIDLRVARAHQVLGTELGTEKILGYLKGLGLNVVNNDHAAETYCVEVPAFRPTLEREIDLIEEVARLNGYDNIPVTQPVGSLSPVLPTPTRRIIQEARARLCHLGYAEAVNFSFTESEHALNFKTAFAPADATPIDLDNPISADLSTMRTSLLPGLVKAAASNFNKGNKSVRLFEAGGIFYTPKDQKDAVQVSCFAVMATGPHAPGVWKSTGQTHDYYDIKGVLESLLDGFGVAVAMRPASRSFLDADRSVACFAGEREVAYCGLLDAKRAAAMGLDTPVCVLEIHVENLAAAVPVRKKFHPLPKFPETYRDISILVDKPVASGEISDLIREAGQPLLSRVDLYDQFEGKKLPEGKKSLTYALAFQSPDKTLTDAEVTPVFESIVQALGERLGASLRDQ; from the coding sequence ATGAAAGTCCAACTGGACTGGTTGAAAGAATACGTTGATTGGGATATGTCCAAAGAGGCGCTGTGCCATCTTTTGACCATGAGCGGGCTGGAAGTGGAGGCCGATGAGCCGGTGGATCTGGGCGGCGGCAAAACCACCGAGGTGGTGGAATTGAACGTCACCCCCAACCGCGGTTACTGCCTCAGCCACATCGGCGTCGCCCGGGAAATCGCCGGCATCACCGGCAACCCGTTTCATCCCCCCGATCCCGATCCGGAACTGGAAAAAGCCTTCGTATCGAGCCCGGCCCAGGACCGTTTGCAGGTGGACAACGAGGAACCCGGTCTGTGTCCGCGTTATACGGCGCTGGTCCTCGACAACGTGAAGGTGGGGCCGTCTCCCCAGTGGTTGCAGGAACGGTTGCTCGCCATCGGCCTGCGTCCCATCAACAACGTCGTCGATATCACCAATTTCGTGATGATGGAATACGGCCAGCCGCTGCACGCGTTCGATCTGAATCTGCTTAAAAACCGCCGCATCCGCGTCCGCCGTGCGACCCAGCAGGAACCCTTTGTGGCCTTGGACGGCACCCAGCTGCGGTTCGATCCCGACGCACTGGTCATCGCCGATGACGAAAAACCCATTGCGCTGGCAGGCGTCATGGGCGGGGCCAACAGCCAGGTGACGACGGACACCACTACCGTGGCGCTGGAGAGCGCCTGCTTCGATCCGGTTTCCGTGCGCCAGGCGTCCAAGAAATACGGACTGCGCTCGGACTCGTCGTTTCGCTTTGAGCGGGGCGTGGACATCGAGGCGGTCATCACTGCGCAAAGCCGGGCGGCACTCTTGATTCGCGAACTGGCGGGCGGCGAGATTTTAAAAGACCGTTTCGATGACTATCCGAAACCGCGGATGCGCAAACAGATCGACCTGCGCGTTGCCCGCGCCCACCAGGTGCTGGGTACGGAACTGGGAACGGAAAAAATCCTGGGCTATTTGAAAGGCCTGGGCCTGAACGTGGTGAACAACGATCACGCCGCCGAAACCTATTGCGTGGAGGTGCCCGCATTCCGCCCGACGCTGGAACGCGAGATCGACCTCATCGAAGAAGTGGCGCGGTTGAATGGTTATGACAACATTCCCGTGACGCAACCGGTGGGATCGCTGTCGCCGGTGCTGCCGACGCCGACGCGGCGGATCATCCAGGAAGCGCGGGCCCGGCTCTGTCACCTCGGTTACGCCGAGGCGGTGAACTTCAGTTTCACTGAAAGCGAACACGCTCTGAATTTCAAAACCGCGTTCGCTCCGGCCGACGCGACGCCGATCGATCTCGACAACCCCATCAGCGCCGACCTCAGCACCATGCGCACCAGCCTGCTGCCGGGGTTGGTGAAAGCCGCGGCGAGCAATTTCAATAAAGGCAATAAATCGGTCCGGCTGTTCGAGGCGGGTGGAATTTTTTACACGCCGAAGGATCAGAAGGACGCGGTGCAGGTGTCGTGTTTCGCGGTGATGGCCACCGGTCCCCATGCACCTGGAGTGTGGAAGTCCACAGGCCAGACGCACGACTATTACGACATCAAGGGGGTGCTCGAATCGCTGCTCGACGGATTCGGCGTGGCGGTGGCGATGCGTCCGGCAAGCCGGTCCTTCCTCGACGCCGATCGGTCGGTGGCCTGTTTCGCCGGGGAGCGCGAGGTGGCCTACTGCGGTCTGCTCGATGCCAAACGGGCGGCGGCGATGGGACTCGACACGCCGGTCTGCGTGTTGGAGATTCACGTCGAAAACCTGGCAGCGGCCGTGCCCGTGCGCAAAAAGTTCCACCCCTTGCCGAAGTTTCCGGAAACCTACCGCGACATTTCGATCCTGGTGGACAAGCCGGTGGCTTCCGGTGAGATCAGCGACCTCATCCGCGAGGCCGGGCAGCCCCTGCTCAGCCGGGTGGATCTGTACGACCAGTTTGAGGGCAAGAAGCTGCCCGAAGGCAAAAAAAGCCTCACTTACGCGCTGGCGTTTCAGTCGCCGGATAAAACCCTCACCGATGCCGAAGTGACCCCCGTTTTCGAGAGCATTGTGCAGGCGTTGGGCGAGCGTTTGGGCGCGTCCTTACGCGACCAGTGA
- a CDS encoding HU family DNA-binding protein encodes MIRSDLANKLAQKLDISKQEADRILLTFVDGIMTNLEKEGRVVIQGFGSFRVREYPARIGKKPVTGEPIEIPARKKPVFHASKELNALINRESKEVPIARVFVESAPLYVARP; translated from the coding sequence ATGATTCGATCCGATCTGGCCAACAAGTTAGCTCAAAAACTGGACATTTCCAAGCAGGAAGCCGACCGCATTCTGCTGACCTTCGTTGACGGCATCATGACCAATCTGGAGAAAGAGGGCCGGGTTGTGATCCAGGGATTCGGTTCCTTCCGGGTACGCGAATACCCGGCCCGTATCGGCAAGAAGCCGGTGACCGGCGAACCCATTGAAATTCCGGCACGCAAGAAACCGGTGTTTCATGCCAGCAAGGAACTGAACGCGCTCATCAATCGGGAGTCCAAGGAAGTGCCGATCGCACGCGTGTTTGTGGAGTCGGCGCCGCTGTACGTCGCCCGTCCCTGA
- a CDS encoding D-2-hydroxyacid dehydrogenase, which produces MDQLSQADGAIVWYFKREWLDRAPHLQWIATPAAGRDWIDLPPDSQLPVHFGGFHGMMMAESVLGAMLYFCKAFEASRALQKQKKWARIKLSQQITSLYGARVTILGLGRIGQTIGRVLKPFGCTLTGVRSRLMEAPDYFAEDDRVVTVDRLPEVLPETDHLVLVLPGGTKTDSLVTADHFRLLPKHCRLYNVGRGNAYRESDLVQALATGQIAGAYLDVFDTEPLPESSPLWECGNVLIQPHLSAASPQYLDLFIEELIGKLKG; this is translated from the coding sequence TTGGACCAACTTTCTCAGGCGGACGGGGCGATCGTCTGGTACTTCAAACGTGAATGGCTGGACCGGGCGCCTCATCTGCAATGGATTGCCACTCCGGCGGCGGGGCGTGACTGGATCGATCTGCCGCCGGACTCGCAGCTGCCGGTTCACTTCGGCGGCTTCCACGGCATGATGATGGCGGAGAGCGTGCTGGGCGCGATGCTGTATTTCTGCAAGGCGTTCGAGGCGTCGCGCGCGTTGCAGAAACAGAAGAAGTGGGCGCGCATCAAGCTGTCGCAGCAAATCACCTCGCTGTACGGTGCGCGGGTGACGATTTTAGGGCTCGGCCGCATCGGCCAGACCATCGGACGGGTGTTGAAACCCTTCGGCTGCACGTTGACGGGGGTTCGGAGCCGGCTGATGGAAGCGCCGGATTATTTTGCGGAAGACGACCGCGTCGTGACCGTGGACCGTCTGCCCGAGGTGTTGCCCGAGACGGATCACCTGGTCCTGGTCCTGCCCGGCGGGACGAAAACCGACAGCCTGGTCACGGCGGACCATTTCCGCCTGCTTCCCAAACACTGCCGCCTTTATAACGTCGGTCGCGGCAACGCCTACCGCGAATCCGATCTGGTGCAGGCGCTCGCCACCGGGCAGATCGCCGGGGCCTACCTCGACGTGTTCGACACCGAACCCCTGCCGGAATCGTCGCCGTTGTGGGAGTGCGGCAACGTCCTCATCCAGCCGCACCTGTCCGCGGCCTCGCCCCAGTATCTGGATTTATTCATTGAGGAGTTGATTGGAAAACTGAAGGGATAA